The genomic region CCTGCCTAGccatataaaaacaaatgcaaaatcAAAAAGGGGGCCCTGACCTCATCCAGCGAGTCGGCCAGGAGCTGCGCCCGTCGCACTCTGAtgttgaggaagaggaggttCATGTCCACGCGCTGACGCCGAGACACTTTGCTCACCAGGCTTTGCTGCGACATACGTGCATGCTCAACAACGCCAGCCAGAGCAAAAGCAGGGCAAACAGACGCGCTCACCCTGGCCCGGCTGATCATCTGCTGCTCAGAGTCCTTCTGGATGATGGCCCTCTTTAGCGCCGCCGACAGAATGAAGGGAAACTGGCAAAAGGAGAACCTGAGGGGAAGGGGTCAGCCGGGCACCGACGCCGGGAGAGCCCAGCCGGGCCGAGCCAAGTCACCTGCTGGAGTTGCCGTAGTGTTGCCAGGTGCGGTACTCTTCCATGAAGTCGATGTGCTCCAGCGTGAGGTTGTAGAAGTCTGCGAATGGCATGACGGGCGGCGACGACACGCTGTTGGCCGCGTCTGAAGCACATAAGCGAGCAAGCGGGTGGTGGAAAAACAACGTACACAAACTCCTCTTGCAACAACTGTCTAAAACTAAAATAGGAAAGATTTCTCCTTTTctgctctcctccaaagcgCGAAGCAATTGCTGCCGTTTCAGGCCACATTTTGCAATTTTGCCTTCATGGAGGTCTCGCAGAATTCAGACTGAGACCATCAACTATGGATGTTCAAAAAACCTCCCCATGAATTTAAGACGTCTAATGCGCATTTCTACGGCTACGGACGCACTCACTGAAGAGGGCGAGTACTTTGGTGGCCGACGGGATCCACCAGGAGCACTTGGAGGCGGGTGGCACCTCGTCGGGCTCGGCAGGAAAAAGGCGAGTGGAGATGAACTGCAGCAGGCACTCCACTGGATGACGGAACTGCTGGCCCGGCAACCTGACAGGCACACGCTTGGTCGTCACAGCACTCTGAGTCACGCCGTCGTCATTGTTGATGTGACGGGCCACCGGCACCACCGTAGTGCTTACTTCTTCAGCCAGTGCACCAGGAAGTGATGATCGGCCTCAGACAGGGCAGCCATCTGCCTCAACAGGTGAGCGTAGATCACGTAGGTGCTGGTGCTGGAATACTGAGGGTTCTGTCAACATCCAAAGAAGAGGCAGAAGAGAAAATGAATGGTGGCGGCATGGCACCCACCCCTCCCTGCCACAAAACCTGCAGCGTAATTGGCTGAAACGCAacaagagcagcagcagcagcggcggccgcCGCAGAGAGATGTCACAGCGACAGCATCCGCCCACCTGAACCAGGATGAAGTAAGCGCGCAGGTCATCTTTAGTCCGGGGCCTGAGCTCGTCGtggaagagagaaaaagaaaactgcCTTTGGGTCTCGCGTAGGCAGGACGGATGATGTCATGGAGGTCGTCCTCTCACCCTTTCCACTCTCTCAGGAGACTGTTGATGATCCCCTTCAGCACAGACTTCTGAATGTCTTGAGGCTGCACGCGTGCCCAGATGACCACGTGAGCCTGTGACAGGAAGTGGCGCTCTCGTGGGTGTGCATGGGTGCGTGTGATGACTCACCGTTTGGAGCAATGAGTCATACACAGCGTTGACGAATTTGGCGTCGAGGCCCGAGTCTTCAGTGGTGTCGAAGGAGGCGTTGGCCTCCCGCTGGGGCAGGGGGCGGAGATTGAGGTCGAACAAAGAGCTGCGGCAGGGAGGTTGTGTCTTACCTTGAAGGCGGCGTTGAGTTCAATGAACGAGTCAAAGGTGGTCAGGTAGAAGTCTCGTACTTCACGCCAGTCGCCCGACAGCATTGCCCGTTCCATCTCCTTGCTGACGACCACACGTACTTGTGAGCGTGCACGTGTACTCATCACAATGTGCTtggtcgtgtgtgtgtttgtgtgtgtcggcACTGTCTCACAGGAAGTCTTTGGTGGTCTTGGTGCGCAGTGGAATAACAGGGTCACACGGGAAGGGCGCTTTGACCTCCGGGGGCAGCGTGTCGATGGTCGCTCGCTGCTTGGGACGCGCCAGGCTGCCAATCGGCGGAAGCTCGCACACTGAtgcgtcacacacacatgcacaaaacctTCAGGGTTCTCGATTCCAAATCATCACTTGAAATTTTACATGATCAATAGGAAGCACGTCCATTCTATGTCATTGCGTCAGAGAACCTGCAgcaatgcgcacacacacacgcttcggTTGATAATGAGCCTCTTTGTGTCGCCAAGGTAACGTAGGAGCTGCATTGTGGACGCTGGCAAGGAAGAGGAATGGCAAACGTCATCGAGCACGACTTGTTCAATCCTCATCCCAGATGACCATGtcgaagtgtccttgagcaagacactgaaccctGAATTGCTTCCGATGGCGCCTGGCAGCGCCTTTCATGGCAGCAGCCTCCCACTGGTAGAATAGCTTAATTTCGTTGTATATCagttgtacaatgacaataaagtcattCTATTTTTCTTTAGCACTCAGAGAGGCGCAGGCACGCACGCCAATCAAATGATGGACCAGCTTCCTCTTTTGAGCTCAACTGGGATTTTGCAGAAAAATACAAACACCTCAGGTCGGGCCTTCCTGCATGAGGAGGGGGCAAGGTGCTGATCTCTGCCCATTATAACTATGTCGCCGTATCCTTGAGCAAGATGCCGAAGCCGCGGTCGGCCCTGATGTCGCGTCATCAGGAGGTGAAAGAGGACGCGGTAAGAAGCGCTTGGAGTGGCCGAGGTAGAAAAGCCTAGGACGATTGACAGCCCATTTCACTTGTCATCAATCTTCCTTCTCCTTTTGAGAAGGGCGAGGCGCCGTCCTCAGCAGCCACCTATGCACTTTCCGGTTTCTGTTCTTTGTTTTGCAGCCTCGCTCGACATCTGTCACCGTAGCAACTGGGCCTTCACCATCACAGCGACATCTGATGACCACTGTCGCTTTGAAGCTTTAGcagcaggaaaaacaaaacactttggGACACCCGCTCGCATTAGATGCAAACACGTGCACGagcgcaacacacacacaaccttggTGAGACTTGAGTGAAAAAAGTGACAGACTGACCGTGCTTGAAGTCGAGCGGCGCGGTGGGCATGTCGGCGTCTCTGAGCTGAAGCtgtcggtggtggagtgtgttGATGAGGCTCCCCGGAGTCGGCAGCGGAGGCTTGGCCTTGCGGCCCGGGGCCTGCCACAACATGGCATCGTTATCACGTGACATCATTATTAGCAATACCGTCCTGTGTGACATCATCACCACCGATGTCTCGCTTTTCCTCCTCCTTGTCGCACGTCATCAGCATTGTTTTGGCCTCGGggttctcttttttttggcTTTAGGAGCCAATTTGAACGAGCGGACATCTACGGTCGCACAAGTGAAAAGGCCGCGTGATGCCCTGTCTCAACGGCAAGGAGAGTCCCAGGCTGTGACAATGATAACGCTTGCAAGGAGCATGGTGACAACAAGGCTTGCCAAGCATGGAGAGAAATTAAACTTTTGCGGATCACCTTCTTTTCACGAATCAGAGAATTTAAGACGGGAGGCGCTCGAATGGTCAAAGGCACGCGCGGAAGAAACTTCGTGTTCAGCTCACCTCCAACAAGAGCAAGCACACACGTGCGCTTTGACGACATATCCAGATGTAAGCGCAGGAGAaaatgtgcgtgcatgtg from Syngnathus typhle isolate RoL2023-S1 ecotype Sweden linkage group LG8, RoL_Styp_1.0, whole genome shotgun sequence harbors:
- the hectd2 gene encoding probable E3 ubiquitin-protein ligase HECTD2 isoform X2 gives rise to the protein MDRDKLGSVTSREYDKLPPISGAPGRKAKPPLPTPGSLINTLHHRQLQLRDADMPTAPLDFKHVCELPPIGSLARPKQRATIDTLPPEVKAPFPCDPVIPLRTKTTKDFLKEMERAMLSGDWREVRDFYLTTFDSFIELNAAFKREANASFDTTEDSGLDAKFVNAVYDSLLQTPQDIQKSVLKGIINSLLREWKGPRTKDDLRAYFILVQNPQYSSTSTYVIYAHLLRQMAALSEADHHFLVHWLKKLPGQQFRHPVECLLQFISTRLFPAEPDEVPPASKCSWWIPSATKVLALFNAANSVSSPPVMPFADFYNLTLEHIDFMEEYRTWQHYGNSSRFSFCQFPFILSAALKRAIIQKDSEQQMISRARQSLVSKVSRRQRVDMNLLFLNIRVRRAQLLADSLDELSRKRCDLKKKLRVTFVGEAGLDMGGLTKEWFLLLVRRIFHEDYGMFMYIKESRCHWFSGWKGDNNYSEFQLIGTLMGLAVYNSIALDIHFPLYCYRKLLTPPTDPCDQNALIGTATATLDDMQQIMPVSQEELGVVKLYNLKPGGDKIPVTKHNRKEYVQLYVDFLLNKSISKQFAAFYHGFHSVCASDALMLLRPEEVEMLVCGSPQLDMSALQKAAHYKGYGKSDATIRTFWDVVLSFPVDLQKKLLHFVTGSDRVPVGGMADLNFKISRLDVPTDWLPVSHTCFNQICLPPYRTRKELKHKLIIAISNAEGFGLE
- the hectd2 gene encoding probable E3 ubiquitin-protein ligase HECTD2 isoform X4 codes for the protein MDRDKLGSVTSREYDKLPPISGAPGRKAKPPLPTPGSLINTLHHRQLQLRDADMPTAPLDFKHVCELPPIGSLARPKQRATIDTLPPEVKAPFPCDPVIPLRTKTTKDFLKEMERAMLSGDWREVRDFYLTTFDSFIELNAAFKREANASFDTTEDSGLDAKFVNAVYDSLLQTPQDIQKSVLKGIINSLLREWKGPRTKDDLRAYFILVQNPQYSSTSTYVIYAHLLRQMAALSEADHHFLVHWLKKLPGQQFRHPVECLLQFISTRLFPAEPDEVPPASKCSWWIPSATKVLALFNAANSVSSPPVMPFADFYNLTLEHIDFMEEYRTWQHYGNSSRFSFCQFPFILSAALKRAIIQKDSEQQMISRARQSLVSKVSRRQRVDMNLLFLNIRVRRAQLLADSLDELSRKRCDLKKKLRVTFVGEAGLDMGGLTKEWFLLLVRRIFHEDYGMFMYIKESRCHWFSGWKGDNNYSEFQLIGTLMGLAVYNSIALDIHFPLYCYRKLLTPPTDPCDQNALIGTATATLDDMQQIMPVSQEELGVVKLYNLKPGGDKIPVTKHNRKAASSGGSGDAGVRQSSAGHERSAESCALQRIWQERRHHQDFLGCGAVIPRGSSKEAASLCNRKRPCPCGGDGRPQLQNLQAGRPHRLAPRVAHLFQPDLLAPVSHQEGAQT
- the hectd2 gene encoding probable E3 ubiquitin-protein ligase HECTD2 isoform X3; this encodes MDRDKLGSVTSREYDKLPPISGAPGRKAKPPLPTPGSLINTLHHRQLQLRDADMPTAPLDFKHVCELPPIGSLARPKQRATIDTLPPEVKAPFPCDPVIPLRTKTTKDFLKEMERAMLSGDWREVRDFYLTTFDSFIELNAAFKREANASFDTTEDSGLDAKFVNAVYDSLLQTPQDIQKSVLKGIINSLLREWKGPRTKDDLRAYFILVQNPQYSSTSTYVIYAHLLRQMAALSEADHHFLVHWLKKLPGQQFRHPVECLLQFISTRLFPAEPDEVPPASKCSWWIPSATKVLALFNAANSVSSPPVMPFADFYNLTLEHIDFMEEYRTWQHYGNSSRFSFCQFPFILSAALKRAIIQKDSEQQMISRARQSLVSKVSRRQRVDMNLLFLNIRVRRAQLLADSLDELSRKRCDLKKKLRVTFVGEAGLDMGGLTKEWFLLLVRRIFHEDYGMFMYIKESRCHWFSGWKGDNNYSEFQLIGTLMGLAVYNSIALDIHFPLYCYRKLLTPPTDPCDQNALIGTATATLDDMQQIMPELAHGLQELLNFDGNVEEVMCLTFQVSQEELGVVKLYNLKPGGDKIPVTKHNRKAASSGGSGDAGVRQSSAGHERSAESCALQRIWQERRHHQDFLGCGAVIPRGSSKEAASLCNRKRPCPCGGDGRPQLQNLQAGRPHRLAPRVAHLFQPDLLAPVSHQEGAQT
- the hectd2 gene encoding probable E3 ubiquitin-protein ligase HECTD2 isoform X1, with the translated sequence MDRDKLGSVTSREYDKLPPISGAPGRKAKPPLPTPGSLINTLHHRQLQLRDADMPTAPLDFKHVCELPPIGSLARPKQRATIDTLPPEVKAPFPCDPVIPLRTKTTKDFLKEMERAMLSGDWREVRDFYLTTFDSFIELNAAFKREANASFDTTEDSGLDAKFVNAVYDSLLQTPQDIQKSVLKGIINSLLREWKGPRTKDDLRAYFILVQNPQYSSTSTYVIYAHLLRQMAALSEADHHFLVHWLKKLPGQQFRHPVECLLQFISTRLFPAEPDEVPPASKCSWWIPSATKVLALFNAANSVSSPPVMPFADFYNLTLEHIDFMEEYRTWQHYGNSSRFSFCQFPFILSAALKRAIIQKDSEQQMISRARQSLVSKVSRRQRVDMNLLFLNIRVRRAQLLADSLDELSRKRCDLKKKLRVTFVGEAGLDMGGLTKEWFLLLVRRIFHEDYGMFMYIKESRCHWFSGWKGDNNYSEFQLIGTLMGLAVYNSIALDIHFPLYCYRKLLTPPTDPCDQNALIGTATATLDDMQQIMPELAHGLQELLNFDGNVEEVMCLTFQVSQEELGVVKLYNLKPGGDKIPVTKHNRKEYVQLYVDFLLNKSISKQFAAFYHGFHSVCASDALMLLRPEEVEMLVCGSPQLDMSALQKAAHYKGYGKSDATIRTFWDVVLSFPVDLQKKLLHFVTGSDRVPVGGMADLNFKISRLDVPTDWLPVSHTCFNQICLPPYRTRKELKHKLIIAISNAEGFGLE